The Sphaerospermopsis torques-reginae ITEP-024 genome has a window encoding:
- the petP gene encoding cytochrome b6f subunit PetP, which produces MEIGQKVKVVRLRDRVSAPIAQKLGKVGVIEGYKVTDGAGIGVVVKFDDNTSTWFFEDEIKAI; this is translated from the coding sequence ATGGAAATCGGACAAAAGGTTAAAGTAGTTCGTTTGCGCGATCGCGTATCTGCTCCTATCGCTCAAAAACTAGGTAAAGTAGGTGTGATAGAAGGTTACAAAGTTACAGATGGTGCTGGTATTGGTGTTGTAGTCAAATTTGATGACAATACCTCCACTTGGTTCTTTGAGGATGAAATTAAAGCCATATAG
- a CDS encoding Rpn family recombination-promoting nuclease/putative transposase: protein MKTDTIFYSLFQEFPSIFFELINKSPTEAVAYEFTSREVKQLAFRLDGLFLPTTKDAKKPFYLVEVQFQPDEDLYYRLFAELWLYLKQYKPSHPWQVVIIYPNRTIEREQPIQFGEILLLDRVKRLYLDELGESSLGVGVVKLVIEPEANAPELAKQLIAQANQQINDTTSKRDLIKLIETIIVYKLPQKSREEIEAMLGLSDLKQTRVYQEALAEGKEEGITEATRKLALKLLRIGMSLEQISEVTELSLAQIKDLQKEIS from the coding sequence GTGAAAACAGACACCATTTTTTATAGCTTATTCCAAGAATTTCCTAGTATTTTCTTTGAATTAATTAACAAATCTCCGACAGAAGCAGTTGCTTATGAATTTACATCCCGTGAAGTTAAACAACTAGCTTTTCGCTTGGATGGATTATTTTTACCAACTACCAAAGATGCTAAAAAGCCATTTTATTTAGTAGAGGTGCAATTTCAACCAGATGAAGATTTATATTATCGTCTGTTTGCCGAACTTTGGCTCTACTTAAAACAATATAAACCGTCTCATCCTTGGCAAGTGGTAATTATTTATCCCAATCGTACCATAGAAAGAGAACAGCCTATACAATTTGGCGAAATCTTGCTATTAGATCGAGTTAAACGCCTTTATTTAGATGAGTTGGGAGAGAGTTCTTTAGGGGTAGGAGTTGTTAAACTGGTAATAGAACCAGAAGCAAACGCACCAGAATTAGCAAAACAGTTAATTGCCCAAGCCAACCAACAAATTAATGATACAACCAGCAAACGGGATCTGATCAAACTAATTGAGACAATTATCGTCTATAAATTACCCCAAAAAAGCCGCGAGGAGATAGAAGCCATGTTAGGTTTAAGTGATTTAAAACAAACCAGAGTTTATCAAGAAGCATTAGCAGAAGGTAAAGAGGAAGGAATAACAGAAGCAACCAGGAAATTAGCTTTAAAATTATTAAGAATTGGCATGAGTTTAGAGCAAATTTCCGAAGTTACAGAATTATCTTTAGCACAGATTAAAGATTTACAAAAAGAAATTTCATAA
- a CDS encoding Uma2 family endonuclease: protein MYPNHPPSPKETMPTMYDLPSELIGESGLPDEFHCIQADLLTQTCQPANYQTSEIFLASDLNLYYDPRHPSWYKRPDWFMVLGVPKAEQQEDLRLSYVVWQEGIDPFLVVELLSPGTEQEDLGQTLREINKPPTKWEVYQNILRIPYYVIYDRYENNFRSFKLNGTRYEPVDLSDNRFWLEEIEMGLGLWQGTYQNTEGLWLRWYNNNGWLPTLAEKAENERQRAESERLRADKLAAKLRDLGIDPDSLVN, encoded by the coding sequence ATGTATCCAAATCATCCACCTTCCCCCAAAGAAACCATGCCGACAATGTATGATTTACCTAGTGAATTAATAGGAGAATCAGGTTTGCCGGACGAATTTCATTGTATACAAGCAGATTTATTAACACAAACTTGTCAACCAGCTAATTATCAAACCTCAGAAATTTTCCTAGCTAGTGACTTAAATCTATATTATGATCCACGTCATCCTAGTTGGTATAAACGTCCTGATTGGTTTATGGTATTAGGAGTACCAAAAGCCGAACAACAGGAAGATTTACGTTTAAGTTATGTAGTTTGGCAAGAAGGTATTGATCCGTTTTTGGTAGTAGAATTACTCTCACCAGGAACAGAACAAGAAGACTTAGGACAAACCCTTAGAGAAATAAATAAACCGCCCACAAAATGGGAAGTATATCAAAACATTTTGCGTATCCCTTACTATGTGATTTATGATAGGTATGAAAATAATTTCCGTAGTTTTAAACTCAATGGTACTCGATATGAACCTGTCGATTTATCAGATAACCGTTTTTGGTTAGAAGAAATAGAAATGGGTTTGGGTTTATGGCAAGGAACTTATCAAAATACAGAGGGTTTATGGTTACGTTGGTATAACAATAATGGCTGGTTGCCAACATTAGCCGAAAAAGCAGAAAATGAACGTCAACGGGCTGAAAGTGAACGTTTAAGGGCAGATAAACTAGCAGCAAAATTGCGTGATTTAGGAATAGATCCTGATAGTTTAGTAAATTAG
- a CDS encoding Uma2 family endonuclease, whose product MTTTVKLTDFKIEYPSSDGEPVAETYIHLYAILTTLEVLKQYLTGRQATVLANQFLYYAQGFPKLRIAPDVMVIFDVPPGGRDNYKIWEEEQVPQVVFEMTSAGTQKQDQEYKKLLYEQLGILEYWLFDPKGEWINQKLQGYRLQDEIYQPITDNLCQPLGLSLEVEGELLRFYRLNTGDKLLIPTELAEQAENERKRADKLAEKLRSLGIDPDTL is encoded by the coding sequence ATGACTACAACTGTAAAATTAACAGATTTCAAGATTGAATATCCTAGTAGTGATGGTGAACCAGTGGCAGAAACTTATATACATCTCTATGCAATTTTAACAACTTTAGAAGTTCTCAAACAATACCTTACAGGTAGACAAGCAACGGTACTGGCAAATCAATTTTTATATTATGCCCAAGGTTTTCCCAAATTAAGAATAGCACCAGATGTCATGGTTATTTTTGATGTGCCTCCTGGTGGTAGAGATAATTATAAAATTTGGGAAGAAGAACAAGTTCCTCAAGTAGTTTTTGAAATGACAAGTGCAGGAACTCAAAAACAAGATCAAGAATACAAGAAATTATTGTATGAACAATTAGGAATTTTAGAATATTGGTTATTTGATCCCAAGGGAGAATGGATAAATCAAAAATTACAAGGTTATCGTTTACAGGATGAGATTTATCAACCCATTACAGATAATTTATGTCAACCTTTGGGATTAAGTCTAGAAGTAGAAGGAGAACTTTTAAGATTTTACCGTTTAAATACAGGGGATAAATTACTGATACCAACAGAACTTGCTGAACAGGCAGAAAATGAACGTAAACGGGCAGATAAATTAGCAGAAAAATTGCGCTCTTTGGGAATAGATCCTGATACCTTATAA
- a CDS encoding Uma2 family endonuclease — MALTAQEIEALMPDCTELLSDEPEMESSLHYTQLLILVTCLEWLWRDREDFFIGANLTIYYSRQQLKNRDFRGPDFFLVKNTEKRPRASWVIWEENGKYPNLIIELLSDSTAKVDKGLKKQLYANQFHTPEYFWFSPTTLELVGWRLAGSEYEKIKPSENGWYWSQELGLYLGIWENKLRYFSVEGKLIPTPEEANLEEIRKAEIATQQAESERKRADEAENKAAILAQKLRELGIEPDRL, encoded by the coding sequence ATGGCTTTAACCGCACAAGAAATAGAAGCATTAATGCCAGATTGCACCGAACTACTTAGCGATGAACCAGAAATGGAAAGTTCCTTACACTATACACAACTATTAATATTAGTCACTTGTTTAGAATGGTTGTGGAGAGATAGAGAAGATTTTTTCATTGGTGCAAATCTCACCATTTACTATAGCCGACAACAGTTAAAAAATCGAGACTTTAGAGGACCCGACTTTTTTCTTGTAAAAAATACTGAAAAACGTCCTCGCGCTTCCTGGGTAATATGGGAAGAAAACGGCAAATATCCCAATTTAATCATTGAATTACTTTCTGATTCTACAGCCAAAGTAGACAAGGGTTTGAAAAAACAGTTATATGCAAATCAATTTCACACACCTGAATATTTTTGGTTTTCACCTACGACATTAGAATTAGTTGGTTGGCGATTAGCAGGAAGTGAATATGAAAAAATCAAACCTTCTGAAAATGGCTGGTATTGGAGTCAAGAATTAGGATTGTATTTAGGAATTTGGGAAAATAAATTGAGGTATTTTAGCGTTGAAGGAAAATTAATACCCACACCTGAAGAGGCAAATTTAGAAGAAATTAGAAAAGCTGAAATTGCTACTCAACAGGCTGAATCTGAACGTAAACGTGCTGATGAAGCTGAGAATAAAGCCGCTATTTTAGCTCAAAAGCTCAGAGAATTGGGTATTGAACCTGATAGGTTATAA
- a CDS encoding ABC transporter permease → MTLSVKDNLTKLQVQRYYELLHVLVVRTLKVRYRGSILGVYWSLLNPLIMTGLYTAIFGATFASYYDNSILNYVLAAFTGLVVINFFSASTSQALASVVGNGALLNKIRLPLSVFPVSMVAANIFQFSVGAFPLLALMTLFNAKSVVNVLALVFPFLALVLVSTGIGFLVSALYVFFRDLPYFYELITFVIWISSPVFYPAAIVPPQVKPFLSLNPLSPIIESLRQITLSGAAPDLGLIWGALLGGIIILSLGWICFHLWRHQFMDLL, encoded by the coding sequence ATGACCCTTTCTGTCAAAGACAATTTAACTAAATTGCAAGTGCAGCGTTATTATGAATTACTGCACGTTTTAGTAGTACGTACTCTCAAAGTGCGTTATCGGGGTTCTATTTTAGGGGTTTATTGGTCTTTATTAAATCCCTTAATCATGACAGGGCTTTACACTGCAATTTTTGGAGCTACTTTTGCATCTTATTATGATAACTCAATCCTTAATTATGTATTAGCAGCGTTTACAGGATTGGTGGTAATAAATTTTTTCTCAGCTTCCACATCCCAAGCTTTAGCAAGTGTGGTAGGTAATGGAGCATTATTAAATAAGATTAGGCTGCCTCTCAGTGTTTTCCCGGTGTCAATGGTAGCAGCAAATATCTTTCAATTTTCCGTGGGGGCATTTCCATTACTGGCATTAATGACTTTATTTAATGCCAAGAGTGTGGTAAATGTATTAGCATTAGTCTTTCCGTTTCTGGCATTAGTATTAGTTTCCACTGGTATTGGATTTTTGGTAAGTGCTTTATATGTATTTTTTCGAGATTTACCTTACTTTTATGAGTTAATTACATTTGTAATTTGGATCAGTAGTCCAGTATTTTATCCCGCAGCGATTGTACCACCTCAAGTTAAGCCATTTCTCAGTTTAAATCCCTTGTCGCCTATAATTGAGAGTTTACGTCAGATTACCTTATCAGGTGCAGCACCAGATTTAGGGTTAATATGGGGGGCGTTACTGGGTGGGATAATTATTTTATCTTTAGGATGGATTTGTTTTCATTTGTGGCGACATCAGTTTATGGATTTATTGTAG
- a CDS encoding Uma2 family endonuclease, with protein MALTAQEIEALMPDCTELLSDEPEMESSLHYTQLLILVTCLEWLWRDREDFFIGANLSVYYSRQQLKNRDFRGPDFFLVKDTEKRPRMSWVIWEEDGKYPNVIIELLSDSTAKVDKGLKKQLYQNQFRTPEYFWFSPNTLELLGWRLTNSEYKAIPPSENDWYWSQELGLYLGVWEDKLRYFTVEGKLVPTPEEANLEEIRKAEIALQRAEIEEQKAEAERRKAEFERQKAEFERQKAELERQRADAAENKAAILAQKLRELGIEPDTL; from the coding sequence ATGGCTTTAACCGCACAAGAAATAGAAGCATTAATGCCAGATTGCACCGAACTTCTCAGCGACGAACCAGAAATGGAAAGCTCATTACACTATACACAATTATTAATATTAGTCACTTGTTTAGAATGGTTATGGCGTGATAGAGAAGATTTCTTTATTGGTGCAAATCTTAGCGTTTACTATAGCCGACAACAGTTAAAAAATAGAGACTTTAGAGGACCAGACTTTTTTCTAGTCAAGGATACAGAAAAACGTCCGCGTATGTCTTGGGTAATATGGGAAGAGGATGGTAAATATCCCAATGTGATCATTGAATTACTTTCCGATTCTACCGCGAAAGTAGATAAGGGATTGAAAAAACAGTTGTATCAAAATCAATTCCGCACTCCTGAGTATTTTTGGTTTTCCCCAAATACCTTAGAATTATTAGGATGGCGATTAACAAACAGTGAATATAAAGCTATTCCACCATCAGAAAATGACTGGTATTGGAGTCAGGAATTAGGTTTATACTTAGGGGTTTGGGAAGATAAGTTAAGATATTTTACTGTTGAAGGAAAATTAGTTCCTACACCAGAAGAAGCTAACTTAGAAGAAATTAGAAAAGCTGAAATTGCCCTCCAAAGGGCAGAAATTGAAGAACAAAAAGCTGAAGCTGAACGTCGAAAAGCTGAATTTGAACGTCAAAAAGCTGAATTTGAACGCCAAAAAGCCGAACTTGAACGTCAACGTGCTGATGCAGCAGAGAATAAAGCAGCTATTTTAGCTCAAAAATTGAGAGAATTAGGGATTGAACCTGATACTTTGTAA
- a CDS encoding methyltransferase domain-containing protein, whose protein sequence is MFSNPLVWMPLAEEISPFLKYCYGIVLNAGSGQRSIKLGEKDLNIDITDYNKPDIIADLHQIPLLDESVDTIVSIAVLEHTRYPWQIAKEFYRVLRPMGYGVIAVPFLQPQHDFPGDYIRFTENGLIEIFKYGGFEIIETTHVHHFGQTLAWLLWEYLQFNPPKKITWCFWQNLIRQLSLGNLLKGDSPNTHNTHYIVVRKLGEHSIKSHYIQSLAQKDKKDWFFPLLACPVTKQPLYLKENSLVSEDGKFIYGFQENIPYLEASQNLIYPSQINPNQSQLSESDPKVLSQLSEELSKLRTHIKNIELELEISKNTIAMIQSSKFWQIRESWLKLKAVFDLGKK, encoded by the coding sequence ATGTTTTCTAATCCATTAGTCTGGATGCCACTGGCTGAAGAAATATCACCTTTTCTTAAATACTGCTATGGTATTGTTCTTAATGCTGGTTCTGGGCAAAGAAGCATTAAATTAGGTGAAAAAGATTTAAATATTGATATTACAGACTACAATAAACCTGATATTATTGCTGATTTACATCAGATCCCTTTACTTGATGAATCAGTAGATACGATAGTTTCTATTGCTGTACTGGAACATACACGCTATCCTTGGCAGATTGCTAAAGAATTTTATAGAGTTCTCAGACCAATGGGTTATGGAGTTATCGCTGTTCCTTTTTTACAACCACAGCATGATTTTCCTGGAGATTATATTCGCTTCACTGAAAATGGATTAATAGAAATATTCAAATATGGAGGTTTTGAAATCATTGAAACTACTCATGTCCATCATTTCGGTCAAACTTTAGCCTGGTTACTCTGGGAATATTTACAGTTTAATCCACCAAAAAAAATTACTTGGTGCTTTTGGCAAAACCTAATTCGTCAACTTTCATTAGGAAATTTGCTCAAAGGAGATAGTCCCAATACTCACAATACTCACTATATTGTAGTTCGCAAACTTGGTGAGCATAGTATCAAATCTCACTATATTCAATCTCTGGCACAAAAAGATAAGAAAGATTGGTTTTTCCCACTTTTGGCTTGTCCTGTAACCAAGCAACCTCTGTATTTAAAAGAAAATTCATTAGTTTCTGAAGATGGTAAATTTATCTATGGATTTCAGGAAAATATTCCCTATTTAGAAGCATCACAAAATTTGATTTACCCTTCTCAAATTAATCCTAATCAATCTCAATTATCAGAATCTGACCCTAAAGTATTATCTCAATTAAGTGAGGAATTATCAAAATTAAGAACACATATTAAAAATATTGAGTTAGAACTAGAAATATCCAAAAATACAATTGCTATGATTCAATCTAGTAAGTTTTGGCAGATCAGAGAAAGCTGGTTAAAGTTAAAGGCAGTTTTTGATTTAGGAAAAAAATAA
- a CDS encoding FG-GAP repeat domain-containing protein, with the protein MAIANLTELFGNSSANTNTIPNLSVYYGLGGDDNLSSPSGNSNSFPVVVAIGGAGNDVYTVWNNSTLIVWDSSSSGSDRLVATGIPLITGNTIGANYGGIIDNRHLWVGNTVSGQEIIILDWQNQRNRLETINLQDGDFSYDFIAETIPTLGLPSYSWSSAVAAGLDLSKLGLNSSHVNTAIEQIKNRSLEIQQPDFSDDGKSDILLNNPTQGWNTAWLMDGTNYAGYASVFGSAGYRPVATADFNKDGKTDLVVNNPTNNFNSVWFMDGGNYVSGVGLPTAAGWQIKGAADFNGDGNTDILLNNTTTNWNTVWFLGGANGASYTGFGNLPVANGWNITGVADFNGDGNSDILLNNPSQGWNTVWFLNGTTYSGFANLPSAQGWQSLGTGDFNNDGKPDIILNNLNSNWNTVWLMNGTNYVDFANLPTAPAGWQIAGMA; encoded by the coding sequence ATGGCGATCGCAAACCTGACCGAATTATTCGGCAATTCTTCGGCAAATACTAACACTATCCCTAATCTCAGTGTTTATTATGGTTTAGGAGGAGATGATAATCTTAGTAGTCCCTCTGGCAATTCTAACTCCTTTCCAGTAGTAGTAGCTATTGGCGGTGCAGGCAATGATGTATACACAGTCTGGAATAATAGCACTCTCATTGTTTGGGATAGTAGCAGTTCAGGAAGCGATCGCCTGGTCGCCACAGGTATTCCTTTAATAACTGGAAATACCATTGGAGCTAACTATGGAGGAATTATTGATAATCGCCATCTTTGGGTAGGAAATACAGTTTCAGGACAGGAAATAATCATCCTAGATTGGCAAAATCAAAGGAATCGTCTAGAAACCATTAATCTACAAGATGGAGATTTTTCCTATGATTTTATTGCAGAAACTATCCCCACTCTTGGTCTGCCCTCTTACAGTTGGTCATCTGCTGTAGCTGCGGGGTTAGATTTATCTAAACTTGGGCTAAACTCTAGTCATGTAAATACTGCTATCGAGCAAATTAAAAACCGCTCCCTAGAAATTCAACAACCTGATTTTAGTGATGATGGAAAATCTGACATTCTGTTAAATAATCCCACTCAAGGATGGAATACAGCATGGTTAATGGATGGAACAAACTATGCAGGGTATGCCAGTGTCTTTGGTTCTGCGGGTTATAGACCAGTAGCCACTGCTGACTTCAACAAAGATGGAAAAACAGATTTAGTCGTTAATAATCCCACCAATAATTTTAATTCCGTCTGGTTTATGGATGGGGGTAATTATGTTAGTGGTGTCGGTTTACCAACAGCCGCAGGTTGGCAAATTAAAGGAGCAGCAGATTTTAATGGTGATGGAAATACAGATATTTTACTTAATAATACGACAACAAATTGGAATACAGTTTGGTTTTTAGGAGGTGCTAACGGTGCTAGTTATACAGGTTTTGGTAACTTACCTGTAGCTAACGGTTGGAATATTACAGGTGTAGCTGATTTTAATGGTGATGGTAATTCTGATATTTTACTGAATAATCCCAGTCAAGGATGGAATACAGTGTGGTTTTTGAATGGTACAACCTACAGTGGTTTTGCTAATTTACCCAGCGCACAGGGTTGGCAGTCTTTGGGTACAGGAGACTTCAACAACGATGGTAAACCAGACATTATTTTAAATAATCTTAATTCTAATTGGAATACTGTTTGGTTGATGAATGGAACTAATTATGTAGATTTTGCTAACTTGCCTACTGCTCCTGCTGGTTGGCAGATTGCTGGTATGGCTTAG
- a CDS encoding FG-GAP repeat domain-containing protein: MSREFPTQVNLVSATNYNDVLASDVGSPIQTNSIVDQVYRINIQQSGVLGVVSGRVLTDNIDSIPTEGGSIRVSQAINNYAFGIAYTLARDSNGNGRLDSSDQFIDHKVINTNVNGFVLFQKSVTPGTYFLELTDTNGSYSGTTDLVKYQSSLSRTNSGILFDPGTLYGETLGNISDPKGSSNGSESKKSDFNKDGKTDILLNNPNQGWNTAWLMDGTNYAGYASVFGSSGYKPVATADFNKDGKTDLVVNNPSNNFNSVWFMDGGNYVSGVGLPTAAGWQIKGAADFNGDGNTDILLNNTTTNWNTVWFLGGANGASYTGFGNLPVANGWNITGVADFNGDGNSDILLNNPSQGWNSVWFLNGTTYSGFANLPTAQGWRSLGTGDFNGDGKPDIILNNLNSNWNTVWLMNGTNYAGFANLPTAPAGWEIAGMA; this comes from the coding sequence ATGTCAAGAGAATTTCCAACACAAGTAAATTTGGTTTCTGCCACTAACTACAATGATGTCCTTGCTAGTGATGTCGGTAGCCCCATTCAAACCAACTCTATTGTTGATCAAGTATACCGAATTAATATTCAGCAATCAGGAGTTTTAGGTGTAGTATCAGGAAGAGTATTAACCGACAATATCGACAGTATTCCCACAGAAGGAGGGAGTATTAGGGTTTCTCAAGCTATCAATAATTATGCTTTTGGGATAGCCTACACTCTCGCACGAGATAGTAATGGAAACGGTCGCCTCGATTCATCAGATCAATTTATTGACCACAAAGTTATTAATACTAATGTCAATGGCTTTGTTTTGTTTCAAAAATCAGTTACGCCAGGGACTTATTTTTTAGAATTAACTGATACAAATGGCTCATATTCAGGTACAACAGATTTAGTAAAATATCAATCTTCTTTAAGTCGTACAAATTCGGGCATCTTATTTGATCCTGGCACTCTTTACGGTGAGACACTAGGAAATATTAGTGATCCAAAAGGTAGTAGTAACGGCTCAGAATCTAAAAAATCAGACTTTAACAAAGATGGCAAAACAGATATTTTATTAAACAATCCCAATCAAGGATGGAATACAGCTTGGTTAATGGATGGGACAAACTATGCAGGTTATGCCAGTGTCTTTGGTTCTTCTGGTTATAAACCTGTAGCTACTGCTGACTTCAACAAAGATGGAAAAACAGATTTAGTGGTCAATAACCCCAGCAATAATTTTAATTCCGTTTGGTTTATGGATGGAGGTAATTATGTTAGCGGTGTCGGTTTACCCACAGCAGCAGGGTGGCAAATTAAAGGTGCAGCAGATTTTAATGGTGATGGGAATACAGATATTCTGTTGAACAACACTACCACAAATTGGAATACAGTTTGGTTTTTAGGCGGTGCTAACGGTGCGAGTTACACAGGCTTTGGTAATTTACCTGTAGCTAACGGTTGGAATATTACAGGTGTGGCTGATTTTAACGGTGATGGTAATTCTGATATTTTGCTGAATAATCCCAGTCAAGGATGGAACTCTGTGTGGTTTTTGAATGGTACAACCTACAGTGGTTTTGCTAATTTACCCACCGCACAGGGTTGGCGCTCTTTGGGGACAGGAGATTTTAATGGTGATGGTAAACCAGACATTATTTTAAATAATCTCAATTCCAATTGGAATACGGTTTGGTTGATGAATGGTACTAATTATGCGGGGTTTGCTAATTTACCTACTGCTCCTGCTGGTTGGGAAATTGCAGGTATGGCTTAG
- a CDS encoding FG-GAP-like repeat-containing protein encodes MPTISWTRLLMSIGNRASDVLDRASALTTGSDGAIYVSGWTSGNLDGQTNSGSTDVFITKYQPDGTKIWTRLLGSTDSDNANALTTGNDGSIYVSGVTYGNFDGQNNSGNVFITKYQPDGTKVWTRTSEAVGSANALATGNDGAIYVAGYTIVNFDGQTLNNNGGVGDAFIIKYQPNGTKAWTRLLGSDENDEANALTIGNDGSIYVSGWTWGNLDGQINSGGKYAFITKYQPNGTKVWTRLLGVGVEDTVANALTTGSDGAIYVSGRTTGNLDGQTFSGGYEGDIFLTKYQPDGTKVWTKLLGTSSDDVAYALTTGSDGAIYVSGYTEGNLDGQGNLSGLSDVFITKYQPDGTKVWTQILGEINGDIANALTTGQDGAIYVSGTTFDSSGLPDVFVTKLNVNTTSRSFPDFNKDGKTDILLNNPSQGWNTAWLMDGTNYAGYASVFSSAGYKPVATADFNKDGKTDLVVNNPSNNFNSVWFMDGGNYVSGVGLPTAAGWQIKGAADFNGDGNTDILLNNTTTNWNTVWFLGGANGASYTGFGNLPVANGWNITGVADFNGDGNSDILLNNPSQGWNTVWFLNGTTYSGFANLPSAQGWQSLGTGDFNGDGKPDIILNNLNSNWNTVWLMNGTNYAGFANLPTAPAGWQIAGMA; translated from the coding sequence ATGCCTACAATATCTTGGACTCGGCTATTGATGAGCATCGGTAACCGTGCCTCTGATGTACTCGACCGTGCCTCTGCGCTAACCACTGGTAGCGATGGGGCAATTTATGTCAGTGGTTGGACTTCAGGTAATCTGGATGGACAGACAAATAGTGGCTCTACTGATGTATTTATAACCAAGTACCAGCCCGATGGTACCAAGATTTGGACTCGGCTATTGGGTTCAACCGATTCGGACAATGCCAATGCCCTCACCACTGGCAACGATGGGTCAATCTATGTCAGTGGTGTAACCTATGGCAACTTCGACGGACAGAATAATAGCGGAAATGTATTTATCACCAAGTACCAACCTGACGGCACTAAGGTCTGGACTCGAACGTCAGAAGCTGTTGGTTCTGCCAATGCTCTAGCTACAGGCAACGATGGAGCCATTTATGTTGCCGGGTATACAATCGTTAACTTTGACGGACAGACCCTGAATAATAATGGTGGTGTTGGTGATGCCTTTATCATCAAGTACCAACCCAATGGCACTAAAGCTTGGACTCGGCTATTAGGATCAGATGAAAATGACGAGGCCAATGCCCTAACCATTGGCAACGATGGCTCAATTTATGTCAGTGGTTGGACTTGGGGCAATTTAGATGGACAAATTAATAGCGGTGGTAAGTATGCCTTTATCACTAAATATCAACCCAATGGCACCAAGGTCTGGACTCGCCTATTGGGAGTAGGAGTAGAAGATACCGTCGCCAATGCCCTCACCACTGGCAGCGATGGTGCCATCTATGTTAGCGGTCGTACCACTGGCAATTTAGATGGACAGACTTTTAGTGGTGGGTATGAGGGAGACATCTTTCTGACTAAATACCAACCCGATGGCACCAAGGTCTGGACTAAGCTATTGGGAACAAGTAGTGATGATGTTGCCTATGCCCTCACCACTGGCAGCGATGGTGCCATCTATGTTAGCGGTTATACAGAGGGAAACCTGGATGGACAGGGCAATCTATCAGGATTGTCTGATGTCTTTATTACCAAGTACCAACCCGATGGTACTAAAGTTTGGACTCAGATATTGGGAGAGATTAATGGTGATATTGCCAATGCGCTGACCACAGGCCAGGATGGTGCAATTTATGTCAGTGGTACGACTTTTGACAGTAGCGGTCTTCCAGATGTATTCGTCACTAAGCTCAATGTTAATACCACCAGCCGCTCATTTCCCGACTTCAACAAAGATGGTAAAACCGATATTCTCTTAAATAATCCCAGTCAAGGATGGAATACAGCCTGGTTAATGGATGGGACAAATTATGCAGGTTATGCAAGCGTATTTAGTTCTGCTGGTTATAAACCTGTAGCCACCGCTGACTTCAACAAAGACGGAAAAACAGATTTAGTAGTCAATAACCCCAGCAATAATTTTAATTCCGTTTGGTTTATGGATGGAGGCAATTATGTTAGCGGTGTCGGTTTACCCACAGCAGCAGGGTGGCAAATTAAAGGTGCAGCAGATTTTAATGGTGATGGGAATACAGATATTCTGTTGAACAACACTACCACAAATTGGAATACAGTTTGGTTTTTAGGCGGTGCTAACGGTGCGAGTTACACAGGTTTTGGTAATTTACCTGTAGCTAACGGTTGGAATATTACAGGTGTGGCTGATTTTAACGGTGATGGTAATTCTGATATTTTACTGAATAATCCCAGTCAAGGATGGAATACAGTGTGGTTTTTGAATGGTACAACCTACAGTGGTTTTGCTAATTTACCCAGCGCACAGGGTTGGCAATCTTTGGGAACAGGAGACTTTAATGGCGATGGTAAACCAGACATTATTTTAAATAATCTTAATTCCAATTGGAATACGGTGTGGTTAATGAATGGAACTAATTATGCGGGGTTTGCTAATTTACCTACTGCTCCTGCTGGTTGGCAAATTGCTGGGATGGCTTAA